The genomic DNA CCGTATTTGAATGAGACCACCCTAGAGTCCCAAGTGTTGCGAAAGGTAATGTTGGTGTCTCTGTGTAAAGCCCTAAATCTTCAAAAGTTTGATTATAAAAAGTTTCTTTCTCATCAGGGATTCTAATTTCTAGAGGAACGTGACGTTCTTTATTTGTTTCGGGATCTATATAACCAATTGATTCACCAATTGGATCACCTGTTTGTAACACAAAAAATTCTTCTGCTCTATTAATGGGTAAATCTTTGTAGAAATTTTTTGAAGATAAATCTACAAATGCTCCTGCTGTAAGTGGAGCGTTAAATCCATCTATAATAGCTTTCATGTCTCCTTTGGAGGTTTTTATATTGACTTTCGCTCTGCCTAGTAATCTTGGAAGATTATCAAACTCTTCCGGAATATCGTAAGGAAATTGATTTGGAAGGAAATATTCTTCTAATCCACCTATTTTATCTAAAGCCTCTTTGCGGGTAGATACAAATGAGTACTTATCCTTTGCTTTGGAATGATCTTGAAGAGTTTCAAAATTTTCTTTGAGTTCTAAAAATGTTTTTTCAGCAATTTTCTTTTTATCCTTTGGTAA from Prochlorococcus marinus XMU1402 includes the following:
- a CDS encoding peptidylprolyl isomerase is translated as MQKFLSNQNKLFLILSIIIFQVFLFKPIEVRADLPTGNAVKDPNAILRNALPIKQVELQEIQHKLEETSDLVRGGRWPALTKTVTKCQSLLKKYQSRIIDDLPKDKKKIAEKTFLELKENFETLQDHSKAKDKYSFVSTRKEALDKIGGLEEYFLPNQFPYDIPEEFDNLPRLLGRAKVNIKTSKGDMKAIIDGFNAPLTAGAFVDLSSKNFYKDLPINRAEEFFVLQTGDPIGESIGYIDPETNKERHVPLEIRIPDEKETFYNQTFEDLGLYTETPTLPFATLGTLGWSHSNTAVDDGSSQFFFFLYEAELNPAGRNLIDGRNAAFGYVVDGFDVLEELTKDDTIISIDVLDGIENLKLNA